The window CACCGCAAGTTTCTAAACTTTGCAAATAAATAGACTGCTGCATTACAGCTTCAATCAGCATATTTACTTTGGTCAGAAAGTTCAAGCTGAATCAAGTAAAAAGCGGCAAAAGTGGAGGATGTCAAGAGTAAATATCGAGACTTGGTAGTAGTACTCCGTAACGTCTTGTACCTCTCCCTTCATGTTGACGTCCAAATATTTTCTAATTTCTCATGGAGATGTGTGAAACCTGCCTCAGCGATGAGAAGTGGTGTGTTCAGTGCTTGCTAGGTGCTGAGTCATCATTTCTATCCTCTATTCCTGGATGAATGCAGTGGTGTCAAGGTGTTACATTTAAGAGGCTCATGAGCTTACCTGGGATATGGGTCAACAAAGGTGGAATCGTTTTGCGGCTCCATACAGAATATGTCCGTGGATGGAAGAGTGTGCCTTGAAAATGTCTTCAGATAATTCACCCATGTGACAAtgtgttttataaaaaaaaaagacgcagtGTGACAAAAGGAGACAGAAAGGAGGGACGATAAGGCTTAGTTTTGGCGaccgtgtgcatgtgttttacCGCAGCCATTGTTGCAAAGTGTCACCACGGTTGTGTGTAGCAACCCCCGTGCTCTTGTGCTCATTCCCCAGTCTTCTCAAAAGCCTTCCCGAAATGACTGACGCAGTCAAAAAGGCAGCTCACCTCGGGGGACTCAAGACGCAGGGAGAGTCCTTCGTTATCTTTAATTACTCTTGCTCCACCGTCGAGGTTCAATTTCATTTAATCTGCACAACCTGCTGCTCTGCTGGCGTGTAAGAGCAATTAGAGCACGGTTCAGGTGCCTCCTGCAGTAAAGCTGAAGGCTGTTTACCCATGCATAATATGCATATCCTTGATAAGCTACTCACACAAAGTTAAAGATATTCGGTTTTCGGGTGAAGTTTCAGGATGAACTTATGAAATGCACTATAACATGGGCGCCAAAACTTTAGGTGGTGGCGCCGAACTGGACATTTCCCCCTACACCACACTCCCAACTTTGtttctttcttattatttatccttatacttgtatatttctgcatattggaaccgtgttccctcgctctatcgcggttcaccctTTGCGTATTCGCTCTTTCGCAGGATTTTtgtagtgcttcttttttttattacagcgtatgaccgctgttacaggccgagcctggccctttaaaaagaattgcattgtgggaagttgagtgtctctctttctctctctcaccgcccattgttttgtgCATCCTCATcggctgtcaatcaatctccttcatgctgcCTTGCacgtgtcatcgctagcttgcttgcttgctagcttgcttgcttgctagcttggaAATGAATCTTTGATTTGAAGgcggaggactgcaacaggaggaatACCGCAGCAATAGGtattaacaaggatacaaaaaagcTACAGTACAGCCctaggacgaaaaggcacggccaCATGAGTGAAACAAGAGAAATAAACCTTCATGGTCcttcattaaaacataacttaattgaGATTAATTGAAATCTATCAGTATGGAAAGggtcataaagccatttctaaatatttgggactccagcaaaccacagtgagagccattatccactaatggccaaaacatggaagagtggtgaaccttcccaggagtggccggccaaccaaaattatcccAAGAGTGCATccatgactcatccaagaggtcacaaaagaccccacaacaacattcaaagacctgcaggcctcacttgcctcagttaaagtcagtgttcatgactccaccataagaacgacactgggcaaaaaaagtctgcatggcagagttccaagaccaaaaccactgctgaacaaaaagaacattaaggctcgtctcaatcttgccagaaaacatcttgatgatccccaagacctttgggaaaatactctgtggtctgacgagacaaaggttgaactttttggaaggtgtgtgtctcattacgtctggcgtaaaagtaacgccgcatttcagaaaaagaacatcatgccaacagtaaaatatggtggtggtagtgtgatggtctggggctgttttgctgcttcagaacctggaagacttgctgtgataaatggaagcatgaattctgctgaaggagaatgttcagCCGTccgttggtgacctcaagcggaaaccaacttgggttctgcagcaggacaatgatcctaaacacaccagcaaggtGTTATTTGTAATTTGTCAACCATGTAAATTGAGTGGTGCGTTAtcttaaacataaaaaatggcaaaaacgtTGCCGTTCAATTTCTTTTCTAAATCCTTGATGGAGGGCAGTGCCACTTAAAATGTCGCCTGTGGTGTTGCCTTCGGTTAGGGCCTGCTCTGCATGTGAGGGTGTTGAATGGTGAGAAAAAGGTTTTGTTGGCTCCCCAGCTGCACCATAACAAGGCTTTTGGACTAGACTAAAGGCCTGCTGTCAATCCTCTTACAGCTCGCCTCGCTGAAAATGGATTAGTGAGTAACACCTACGTTTTGGCCCCACGGTCACTTTGGAGGCTTTTGCTGAATGAGCCCGTGGTTGACATGGTTCCTCCGATGTTCATCACATTTTGAATTTggattgttgtgtttttttaagatgATGCTTGAGGAGCACAGGTGTTTGTTTGCCTGCAGCTATGTTGCTGGTGTGCAGAGCTGTTAAAGGAGCAAAGCAGGTCGCTGGCTGCAGGGCGTAAGTAGCTCTCCAGGGTGCTGAAGTTGTCTCCAAACGCGCCCCGTCTCTCACCTGTCATTTTCAGCCTGACGTCCAAACACTATGACTCGGCTGTGTTGGCACTACAGCGGCTCCCCAGACCCTTGCCGTGCCTCAGTTAGGTTTTGAGGATGGTTAGGTGACACGTTGGGTGATGGAGCTGTCCAGATGACGTGagtctttcttttgtttttctgccGTTCATTTCAAAGTGGTCGATTCCTAAGGCTTGTATGTGCTTTTTAGACGCCACCATCGAAATTGAAATGATCGTGCACCTAAGAACCTAAGGTGTCACTACCTCACATTGCCAGCAAGGACAATGCAACATTTTCCTCCCAATCTGAGAGGGCCTCTCTgggagtccatccatccatgtgtgCCCGTCATTAAAAGCAGGCAAACTTTACTGACGCCGCCTTTTAACTTTCTAATATGGATCCTCCTCGGAGTGTTGACGTTCCCCTGCTGTGTCCGCTGTTTGATATTCAAAGTGGGGGTCCTGGGGCCTTGGAACTGCGACCCCGTGTACTACAGGACGTTCCCTGCTGCTGCCGCCAGGCTCGCGATAAGCAGGATCAGCGGAGACCTGACGTTGAATCTAGGCCTGGAAATGGACTTCATCATCCTGCAGGAGCCTTGTGAAACATCCAAAGCTCTCACGTCATTCATTTATTACGAGAATATGGCGGATGCGTTTGTGGGACCCACAAATCCCGGATACTGTACCGCAGCAGCACTTCTTGCCAAGAACTGGGACAGGGCCATCTTCTCCCACGGATGTGTCAACTTTGAGCTGGACCGCATCACCGGATACCCGACTTTTTCGAGGACAGTGCCATTTCCCTCCGAGGTGCTGTTCACCGTGCTGAAGCACTTCCGGTGGGCTAACATTGTGGTGGTCTCCTCCAACGAAGACATCTGGATGGACACAGCGGCGAGAGTGGCCGCTGCGATGAGGAAAAACGGGCTTCCCGTCGCCCTGGTTACATCTGTGGGAATAAATGACACCCAGGTTGAGAACACACTGAGGCAGATCCAAGATGCGGGAGAGATAAGAGGTGAGTGGACCGACCTCCAGCCACAGATTTCcccattaatttgttccaaactGTCGGACAAAAACCTAAacgtaaaaaaaactaaatagattttttttaatccgttccagacacccaaaatatgaacacaaaacacattttattgtacaaaatacttgaaaatgacaaattaaattgataaatgaacatttaacatcactttcacCTTTATTAAAGACTATTGTTGGCGAACATGGTGATGAGAGAAGGGAAGAGGGAAGAGGATGGACGGGCCACGTGGATGCTCTTccgttacaaacttaactttaaagagtggaggACGAGAGCTAcagctgtatacttgctcactttaTTGTAAACGTCAGCAGCAcatacaatcatcattacacacactggcccagcTCACTTTCTATAATGTGTCGCCCTTAAACCTTTCcctctgcaacctgtgttaacgaGGAACCTTTACACTTAACAGACGCTGCCTTCTTACATTTGcgttcttgaattcaatagcctTATTTATTaaagttctggcactttttTGGAGCTGCACGCCATTCCATTCCAtgttcttccgcttatccgggtccggtctcagtagggaagcccaaacttgccggtccccggccacctcttacAGTTCCACGAGCACAGACTGTCTGAAAACCTGTTTgcctaacactcagaaatacgcaaTGTGCTCGGACGCCTCAGCAGCGCAGTGCTTTATGGGAGGAAGAAACGATGcagatacagagttgttcattgttcggtgtgcattctatgaacaaataaatcacCCCCACACATATAATAAGGATGATTTAAGGACTCCCTGTTCGGAATTTGtccatagtgtcccaactctaaaagaagtAAGGCTGCAagttacgatttttttttagtcgattaatctgaagtttGTCGTTTagattaatcaagtaattggTTCAGCCCTGGACGGACCAAATCAGTACGAACCAAACAGTTaatggtttggtccgcaacatatcagaaaagaggcaacaaCGTcgtcgatcactgttttccaaagtcaaagtgaTGGAGGTATTCTGCGAAgggagtttagtgggttagcgagctctGTTGAATAGAAAGCTGGACTTGCCTGTTCAGAGAAGGTAGCTGTCTTTTAAAGTAACCGTATCACCATGgcaacttaggctaaactcaaccTGGTTATGTCCAGACTTCCAGCTTAAAAtgggctatgaaagtgccactttttcactgtttaactaatttggagatggtgtcaccatttattgagaacctacgaggttcccaaggagacatggagaaaaaactgtttttaaaaaaagagcattccttgatgatattatccatctataagcgagataGAGTTATTGcatgctattttgggaacctatcccccgctataaacgagggaacactgtgtttgctggaggaataaacactctgaggcatcaatcaaatgcaataaaacacttgttttattaCAACAAGGAAAAAATGAGAAAGGTCGCCACAAAAAAACGTCACACAcgaaacactgccatctagtggtcacgtggagatacagcatttgaaaatatttcatgacaatgtgacatgaaaaaagaaagttgttgctccaacttgctttttaaatgtttaagcgttaatatgtcaaagttgtgcaatgttgagcattgataaatgaaaagactagtagggtatactctagttagtataataatcagtgttaacttgcacgTTCACATGCTGGCATGCAGTGTTGCTTCTAGCAATCacaatcttttgggaactcctcataactcTCCATAATAATGACTTGCTCATCTTGTATAAAATAGACCGGCTGGGATCGCCTCACTTTTCAGCGGAACTAGAACCGAAAACCGGagttgacaaagtaagttggtAGTCAATGTCAAAGTACCGTTCAATTCTCtttggggaatttaggttttgttgagttgcatcttgagcacaaagcctgggatggtgtgtgaatgtcttgtttttcCTAAAACACAAAAGGTAAAAGGTCTGTTTTCATGGAGGACATAGGAAATTAAAAACTAACTTCGAAAGATTAATCgaacaccaaaatagttgttaatAGAATAATCGATCAATCATTGATCTGTCAATTAATTGTTGCCGCTCTAAAAAGACTATTCATTCTTCACCAACGCATGGATGCTTTATTTGGGCACTCCATTCCACGGAATGATACGCTTGCTacactgtttggccgtacgataacTGAGACAAGTGTACGAAAATCGAGACATGCTTTCAGCAATAATTTTCATCGAAAACCAGGGAACCACTGTATTTCATTCTTTACCCATGAAAAATAATGCAagtagaaataatctgtcaacatcataaaacttttattaactgtacaggccaTGTTTTCAAATAACATTTCAtgacacacaagtgtaaaaagaagctagccACCACTCAAATACAATGACGCTTATTCTTAATTTTACCGCCAAAGGCTCCTCAAGCATCTGACTTTTTAACGTTCTTATGTgtcaagtggaaaaagacgtttagcacacataataaataacaagtGACAACAGGTAAGGTGGCactgctttgaatgtgagtCCACTGCTTGCTTCACATGACTTCCTGCATGCACCATCGTTTTTCTCCTCTCTATTTTGGTTgttttgcgtgtgtgtttgtgtgtgggagggggcaaaaaaagcagaggaaaatgtgcAGTGTTACAGATAGATGCATGACAGCAGTTCGAACAGAAGTTTGGTTTTGTGCAGCTCTGAAGAGTCCTTTTTCCATAAAATGTTTGTGAAATAAGGAGTCTTtcaatttagagcaggggtgtccacagtccgtttgtgtttttttttttttttttaatggtccaTGGCACACTGTACGAACAAAAGAAAAGCATatattgaggaaaaatacagcaaaaaggcacaatgtaaagagaaaaagctgaaatgttgatactcatAACATTTATCTGTAAATACGTATAActtttaaagccttttttaaaaactaaaaaagtatatataaaaatatcaaagtgcctGTAAGCCTTGGTGGAAAAGTTTgcggacacccctgccttagacgTCCCACTGTATATCGGTGCCAAATTAttcaccacaaaaaaaaaacaatgacccAACACCAATGGTAGTTATGCCTTTGATTACCTGTTAAGCATATGGACTGGTTCAAAGTAGATAAACATAGGAAtgtagttgtttttgttttttttaaatcaggcgTTTATTACATGATCCACCAGAAAAAGTCACttcacttttttaaatgttttacaaCTTGATCCAGTATCCCCATCATCTGCAGCAACAGTTGGTTGTTGACTTGCTGCTGCTCCTGCATGGCTTTAAACCGCCGCTCGTCCGCTTCTTGCTGCATCCTCATAAACTTTTCAAACGCAGCCCTCTCCTCGTCCCGCCGTTTTCGGTCGGCCTCGTCCATCTGCCGCTTCTGCTGCATATAGctttccaaaaaaatgtcaaaacgaTCGACCCTGCTTTTCCTTTTCTTGTTTTGGGCCCCGGGTACTGTCCAGCGAAAGCCGTTTGTTTCTTGCTCGGGCCTGGGGCTCTCTGAGCTCGGAGCTGAGCTGGTTGTGCTCTCGTCTCCAAGGTGAATTTCACTGGACCCTGTTGACAGAGTATGAGAGTGTAAGCCTGTCATTGCTGTGTTCAACTCGTACACATGCAGCGTTTGGCTGCCTGCCACAAGTCATAGGTTTGGCGCCACCCGTTGACCCTCACACCTGGTGTGCGGGAGAGATCAGTGTTACTAACTTATATTTAGAGATTAGTCAGAACCCTCTAgaactgtttttttcaaaaagaaagCAGGTATCGCTCTTTTCTAAGAGCAGCGAGTGCTACTGTGGAACCCTTCCTCATCTAACAGCATCCACAGGCGGCACCATCttgtttcataaaaaaaaaatgacaaaaggaaGCGACCGAATgaagttcatttgtagttcttaacacttttgttttgcttttcacaaTTTTTACTCACTTTCTGCACGTGTCGTGGCAAATTACgcacatttgacaaatacacgTCATAGGCCACCGCCCCCACTacagccacaaatagattgcagcctTGTGGTAAACAGTGAAATGCGTCTTATGCGTCTGCATGAGTAATAATCAACTCAATCAATTATCACGATTTCTAAGTCCAAGTAAAcaatgtctcatgggcactacgcctgggacaataataaattaactccttcaataccaaaaatgtatttatacgtttttataaacgcGAACGCCCGATTCCAAAAACATATTGaaacgtcttttacgttttttttgcgcAGGAGGCAAAAGGAGgtcaactgcacactaatggatgtcacttttagagctgTTTtacgccataaaaacggccacgaggtggcatttgataagagctcggcatgtgaatttgaatggaaaaaacatacatgacagcaaggaggaagtggaagaacgtggaggacagttgcatgcagaaggttacgcattttaAGGAATttaaatgcatgcacacatgcacgcgcgCGTGCACACATGCTCACACAGTTCATGGGGttgcatttgtaaataaattgttattttgatgtaaaacaaccctttttagtgttgtttatgttgtggtgtagttgtttagatacttgagctgccacaaaagcaaaaacattgtgtcaaagtgaaagttatgcttgaaatggatcttttcacaaaaagctggctttctccctttttttagtcgggaactgatatttccctgaaacttacctatgttctcctggtgattactaaagaaacagaaaaaggtagaaacaaacatttttttccgaTGAAAGGGGagcctaatctttcttttggtaggttccatgtagggctgggcgatatatcgatatttttcaaatattgatatttcttttcagcacgatatcaaaaacaagcatattgttcatatcgatatagactggatttgatgCGGAGGGCTCATGTTTCAAGATGGCGCCGCCCGAGTAGCAGCTAGTTGCAGCAGCTCCGTATTTTCCACTGCGTTTTTAGTGTTTAATAGTGCTTTATTCatactttcttcttgttttttgtgCCATACCGACCACTCAGGCAAGTGTGCAACTATGGATGTTCATCTTGTTACATCTGTAGCTTGCCTATTGCGGGAGAAGCAGTCAGTCACGGCTCCATTGTTTACATTTGGGAGCAGCTGTGAGCTTTGAGCCGCACCACCCTTCCAGAGGTTAGACAGTATAAAGGTTGCTGTATAAAGACGGGATAAACCATGtttaccgtctgtcatcatggggaaagtgacatggaaaaaaaaaaggacaattgAAAGACTCCACACAGTCAGAACTCAGTATGCTTGCTCACGCCCCTCAGTACAATGATTGGGGAAACACGTGTATACCCATCATTACTCCCATCACCCTGCATGTAAACACTTTTTCTGAGGTTCAGGAGGAAATCATGCTGACTCCGTGATGCATACTAAGCGTatctctgtacagtacagtatttacaaCAGCTGGTTGCAGACGTGGATGCGGGAGATCTCCCGTTAGCCAAATGCTAATGCAAATGTTAGTGCTAAATCTATCTGTGGTCGTCAAAATGAATTAGTGGCAGGCCAAGCGCagccgtcccttgtttatcatggttaattggtttcagacccgaccacgataagtgaatttccgcaaagtaggattaaatattaataaattgaatagtttcgtaattagagcatagaaaacctgttaatgactttctaaatacaatttttaaccgTTACTGCagtcctgtagacattaaataacccctatagtcacctttacgctcctattattgtttgtttataaCACACTGCGCAACTGTAAttcgcaggctacgggatcgctGCAGTGACAGCCGCCGCTTTAGTTAGTTAGCCTCTAATTTGgttgttctaaacttaaaaggtttcaaacagagtgtggaaggacaaagtaagaagccaaaaatttaccacttccacacagaatagaaggataactttttttcactattaCCATGCCGGACATGCCATAGCTGACTCTATGCTGCGTGAAGGCAATCTAATgcaatgtcatgtctcatcaatgtaacattactgacgcctggtaaccagaatactgcatataacttgtcttcaatgttttttgactaataatagtcctgTATGGTAGTCTTCTTACATAACGgtcacaaaataataaatgcatgacgtTTTTAATGACTGCCCGGCAGCGGTCAAGTTTGAATGGAAAATCGGGACCCACGCAAACACTTTGGCCTGCAAATGTCATTTGAAGTCCTGAGTCCTGACCTGAAACCCACTGAGAATCGGACAAAATTACTTGGTCCGCTGCCCATAAAACAAGTGAGAACTCAAACCGGACCGCACCCAGATGTGACCACCAAGTATATTTTACAAATGTGAGCACACCCTAAAATTCTGATACTCCCACTTTGAAAGCACCTGGTAAAACACAATGGGGGTCCGCTTCAAAAGAATGAAAGTCCAAATGGATAGAGGGACACCGGAATTGGtagaagcaacaacaacaacaacaaaaacatgagcGTTTGTTTACACCGGAAGTCAGGGTTGCTTCGTCAATAGAGCTGTTTGTAGTGTGGCACATTGGGCAGAAAAATATCCATTTCTTCATGTAAACgcacatatttatttgtaaatacgAGCAGACATTTTGGACATGTCAACGTGgctacattaattaattaagacACTTACCACTTTTACACCACTCCCGACTAACGGAGCACTGTGACACATCATCTGGCTCTTCCTTAATCGCCGTGATAGGGACATCGTCTTGTAAAGACGCCTGCTTGGGGCTGCTTATGGGTCTTGTTCCGAGTATTTCGTCAAGCTGATCGTACCAAGGGAACTTGTCCTTCTCGTCCCCCGAACAGCCATTATTCCGTATGGAGTCACGGACCTTTATGTAATGCTGTCGCAGTTTTTTCACCTTGATGCGACACTGTTGCGCCGTTCGATTGAATCCCCACGCCGCCATCTTTTCGCTGAACAAATTAAAAACGTGAATATTCTTGTGGGTAGTCGCAAGCAACTGTGCGATATAGTCATCTGACCATACAGCAATAAGCGCCTGAGTCTCCTCGCAACTCCATGTTTGTCCACGGGACATTTTACagcgtttttatttttttttttacctctgcgCTGTTGTTTGTTTACCCAAAATGCACCGTGCCACTTCATTTCCGGCTACGTTACTTCCGCACACGTCACTCATTTTCCTCGCGCGTCCAGAGAACTGTGGCAAAAACcttatattaaaaagaaaacacatacAGCGCaacaattaataatacaaaaattcGTGTTTTTCATATAATGACTAGGCCAAAGACAAGCCAAAGACCGAGTGATGAAGACTTATATACTTTTGAAATGAACTGAGCAGTTATAGCTAGCACTAGCAACCAATCTGAAATAGAGCACTGAAGTAGGAAATAGAACAAGGTTGTGCAAAGCGATaaatctgaaatgttgatactaataacacaatgtttttatttaaatgcattattttttatctAAAAATATCACTGTGTCTCCAcacattctttgatttttttcagtagCTTGAAAAAAGTTTGGCACAATCTTCTTAGCCAAATGgattatgaataaaataataagaaaaaaactacaaaacatgGTGAAAATTGACAttgtaaaaaacacaaaagtaaataacacaaaaaactgtaaaaattctTAGATCATgtcattttcccccaaaaaataaatgtacaggCTTTTTGGTCATTTCAAAGTTTTTAACATTCAGCCTTTAGCACCTTAGCATATCTGACCAAAAAAGGCCagcaaataaatatttttggagCCCTATTTTATATATCAGTTGAAGTCCAAAAGTACTGTAAATTGCTTCATATAAAACTAACCTCTCAACTACCTTTAGCGCTTAACGACAAGTTTCAAAACTTATagaattattttttcaattacatttacagtgctgtgaaaaagtgtttgcccccattgctgatttcttatttgaacccaggtcttcccgatctcctgactgtgactgtgtggccaacatgctaaagtAGACCACCGTCCGGccagtttttacatgaaagtttttattgttaagggagaaaaaatccaaacctacatagccctgtgtgaaaaagtgaagacCTTGGGGAAAATACACTGTTGTCTGACGacacaaaagttgaaatttttggaaggtgtgtgtcccattacgtctggtgtaaaagtgacgccacatttcagaaaaagaacatcataccaacagtaaaatatggtggtggtagtgtgatggtctcgggctgttttgctgcttcaggacctggaagacttgctgtgataaatggaagcatgaattctgctgaaggagagtGTCCGGCCATCTATTGGTGAcatcaaactgaaaccaacttgagactcactgcaagttatcgtaaacgcttgattgcagttgttgctgctaagggtggcccaaccagtttttgggtttagggggcaatcactttttccacacagggccatgcagctttggatttttttctcccttaataataaaaagtttcatttaaaaactgcatttagtgttcagttgtgttgtcattgactaatatttaaattttttggatgatctgaaacatttaagtgtgacaaacatgcaaaaaaaaaaa is drawn from Dunckerocampus dactyliophorus isolate RoL2022-P2 chromosome 12, RoL_Ddac_1.1, whole genome shotgun sequence and contains these coding sequences:
- the LOC129191298 gene encoding uncharacterized protein LOC129191298, with the translated sequence MSRGQTWSCEETQALIAVWSDDYIAQLLATTHKNIHVFNLFSEKMAAWGFNRTAQQCRIKVKKLRQHYIKVRDSIRNNGCSGDEKDKFPWYDQLDEILGTRPISSPKQASLQDDVPITAIKEEPDDVSQCSVSREWCKSGSSEIHLGDESTTSSAPSSESPRPEQETNGFRWTVPGAQNKKRKSRVDRFDIFLESYMQQKRQMDEADRKRRDEERAAFEKFMRMQQEADERRFKAMQEQQQVNNQLLLQMMGILDQVVKHLKK